A window from Culex pipiens pallens isolate TS chromosome 3, TS_CPP_V2, whole genome shotgun sequence encodes these proteins:
- the LOC120413412 gene encoding LITAF domain-containing protein has protein sequence MSKEAPPAYGFIPPQSAPPSYAQAVGGVPPASPFVPNVPQPTGPAIITTVVPVGPQTTHMICPSCHSEINTQTTTSPGLIAYVSGFLIALFGCWLGCCLIPCCIDECMDVHHSCPHCKAYLGRHRR, from the exons ATGAGCAAGGAAGCCCCGCCGGCGTACGGTTTCATACCGCCCCAGTCGGCTCCACCCAGCTATGCACAGGCCGTCGGTGGCGTTCCCCCGGCTAGTCCCTTCGTGCCGAACGTGCCCCAGCCAACGGGGCCGGCCATCATCACCACCGTGGTTCCCGTTGGCCCCCAGACGACGCACATGATCTGTCCCAGCTGCCACTCGGAGATCAACACCCAAACCACCACGTCGCCCGGCCTCATCGCGTACGTTTCCGGCTTTCTGATTGCACTTTTTGG TTGCTGGCTCGGCTGCTGTCTGATTCCGTGCTGCATCGACGAGTGCATGGACGTGCATCACTCGTGCCCCCACTGCAAGGCCTATCTCGGACGACATCGACGATAA